One genomic segment of Diceros bicornis minor isolate mBicDic1 chromosome 25, mDicBic1.mat.cur, whole genome shotgun sequence includes these proteins:
- the CPT1B gene encoding carnitine O-palmitoyltransferase 1, muscle isoform isoform X1, whose protein sequence is MAEAHQAVAFQFTVTPDGVDFRLSREALKQVYLSGINSWKKRLIRIKNGILRGVYPGSPTSWLVVVMATMGSSYCNVDISMGLVCYIQRCLPEGCGPYHTPQTQALLSMAVFSTGVWMMGIFLFRQTLKLLLSYHGWMFEMHGRTSHFTKVWAICVRLLSSRQPMLYSFQTSLPTLPVPSVQATIQRYLESVRPLLDNEEYYRMETLAKEFQDKTAPRLQKYLVLKSWWATNYVSDWWEEYIYLRGRNPLMVNSNYYVMDFVLVKNTDVQAARLGNIVHAMILYRRKLDREDIKPVMALGMVPMCSYQMERMFNTTRIPGKKTDVLQHLSDSRHVAVYHKGRFFKVWLYEGSRLLKPQDLEMQFQRILDDPSLPQPGEERLAALTAGGRVEWAQARQAFFSSGKNKAALDAIERAAFFVALDEESHHYDPEDEASLSLYGKALLHGNCYNRWFDKSFTLIAFKNGHLGLNTEHAWADAPIIGHLWEFVLGTDAFYLGYTETGHCVGKPNPALAPPQRLQWDIPEQCQAVIESSYQVAKALADDVELYCFQFLPFGKGLIKKCRTSPDAFVQIALQLAHFRDRGKFCLTYEASMTRMFREGRTETVRSCTSESTAFVQAMVEGTHMKAHLQNLFRKASEKHQNMYRLAMTGAGIDRHLFCLYVVSKYLGVSSPFLAEVLSEPWRLSTSQIAQFQIRMFDPDQYPSHLGAGGGFGPVADDGYGVSYMIAGENTIFFHVSSKFSSSETNAQRFGNHIRQALLDIADLFQVPKADR, encoded by the exons ATGGCGGAAGCGCACCAGGCCGTGGCCTTCCAGTTCACGGTGACCCCAGACGGGGTCGACTTCCGGCTCAGTCGGGAGGCCCTGAAACAGGTCTACCTGTCCGGGATCAACTCCTGGAAGAAACGCCTGATTCGCATCAAG AATGGCATCCTTAGGGGTGTGTACCCTGGCAGCCCTACCAGCTGGCTGGTTGTCGTCATGGCAACAATGGGTTCCTCCTACTGCAACGTGGACATCTCCATGGGGCTGGTCTGTTACATCCAGAGATGCCTCCCTGAGGG ATGTGGCCCCTACCACACCCCCCAGACCCAGGCGCTTCTCAGCATGGCCGTCTTCTCCACGGGGGTCTGGATGATGGGCATCTTCCTCTTCCGCCAAACCCTGAAACTGCTTCTTTCCTACCACGGTTGGATGTTTGAGATGCACGGCCGGACCAGCCACTTCACCAAAGTCTGGGCT ATCTGTGTCCGCCTTCTGTCCAGCCGGCAGCCCATGCTCTACAGCTTCCAGACATCTCTGCCCACACTTCCCGTGCCTAGTGTGCAGGCCACAATTCAGCGG TACCTGGAGTCTGTGCGGCCTTTGTTGGATAACGAGGAATATTACCGCATGGAGACACTGGCCAAGGAATTCCAGGACAAGACTGCCCCCCGGCTGCAGAAGTACCTGGTACTCAAGTCATGGTGGGCAACTAACTAT GTGAGTGACTGGTGGGAAGAGTACATCTACCTCCGAGGCAGGAATCCCCTCATGGTGAATAGCAACTATTATGTCATG GACTTTGTGCTTGTCAAGAACACAGACGTGCAGGCAGCCCGCCTGGGAAACATCGTCCATGCCATGATCTTGTATCGCCGTAAACTGGACCGTGAAGATATCAAGCCT GTGATGGCCCTGGGCATGGTGCCCATGTGCTCCTACCAGATGGAGAGGATGTTCAACACCACTCGGATCCCGGGCAAGAAAACAG ACGTGTTGCAGCACCTCTCAGACAGCAGACACGTGGCTGTCTACCACAAGGGCCGCTTCTTCAAGGTGTGGCTGTATGAGGGCTCCCGCCTGCTCAAGCCTCAGGACCTGGAGATGCAGTTCCAGAGGATCCTGGACGACCCCTCCCTGCCTCAGCCTGGAGAGGAGAGGCTGGCGGCCCTCACTGCGGGGGGAAG AGTGGAGTGGGCGCAGGCACGGCAGGCCTTCTTCAGCTCTGGCAAGAACAAGGCTGCTCTGGATGCCATCGAACGCGCCGCTTTCTTTGTGGCCCTGGATGAGGAGTCTCACCACTACGACCCTGAAGACGAGGCCAGCCTCAGTCTTTACGGCAAGGCCCTGCTGCACGGCAACTGCTACAACAG GTGGTTCGACAAGTCTTTCACTCTCATCGCCTTCAAGAATGGCCACTTGGGCCTCAACACAGAACACGCGTGGGCAGATGCCCCTATCATAGGGCACCTCTGGGAG tTTGTCCTGGGCACTGACGCCTTCTACCTGGGCTACACAGAGACTGGGCACTGCGTAGGCAAACCGAACCCTGCGCTGGCACCTCCTCAGCGGCTGCAGTGGGACATTCCTGAGCAG TGCCAGGCGGTCATCGAGAGTTCCTACCAGGTGGCCAAGGCACTGGCAGACGATGTGGAGTTGTACTGCTTCCAGTTCTTGCCCTTTGGCAAAGGCCTCATCAAGAAGTGCCGGACCAGCCCTGATGCCTTTGTGCAGATTGCCCTGCAGCTGGCTCATTTCCGG GACAGGGGAAAGTTCTGCCTGACCTATGAAGCCTCGATGACTAGAATGTTCCGGGAGGGACGGACCGAGACTGTACGTTCCTGTACTAGCGAGTCCACAGCCTTTGTTCAGGCCATGGTGGAAGGGACCCACATG AAAGcacacctccaaaatctcttccGGAAAGCTTCTGAGAAGCACCAGAATATGTACCGCCTGGCCATGACGGGGGCTGGGATCGACAGGCACCTCTTCTGCCTCTATGTGGTCTCCAAGTACCTGGGGGTCAGCTCCCCTTTCCTGGCTGAG GTGCTCTCAGAACCCTGGCGCCTCTCCACCAGCCAGATTGCTCAGTTCCAGATCCGCATGTTTGACCCAGACCAGTACCCCAGTCACCTGGGCGCTGGCGGTGGCTTTGGCCCT GTAGCAGATGATGGCTATGGGGTTTCCTACATGATCGCCGGCGAGAACACCATCTTCTTCCACGTCTCCAGCAAGTTCTCGAGCTCAGAGACG AATGCCCAGCGCTTTGGGAACCACATCCGCCAAGCTCTGCTGGATATCGCTGATCTTTTCCAAGTTCCCAAGGCTGACCGCTGA
- the CPT1B gene encoding carnitine O-palmitoyltransferase 1, muscle isoform isoform X2 gives MAEAHQAVAFQFTVTPDGVDFRLSREALKQVYLSGINSWKKRLIRIKNGILRGVYPGSPTSWLVVVMATMGSSYCNVDISMGLVCYIQRCLPEGCGPYHTPQTQALLSMAVFSTGVWMMGIFLFRQTLKLLLSYHGWMFEMHGRTSHFTKVWAICVRLLSSRQPMLYSFQTSLPTLPVPSVQATIQRYLESVRPLLDNEEYYRMETLAKEFQDKTAPRLQKYLVLKSWWATNYVSDWWEEYIYLRGRNPLMVNSNYYVMDFVLVKNTDVQAARLGNIVHAMILYRRKLDREDIKPVMALGMVPMCSYQMERMFNTTRIPGKKTDVLQHLSDSRHVAVYHKGRFFKVWLYEGSRLLKPQDLEMQFQRILDDPSLPQPGEERLAALTAGGRVEWAQARQAFFSSGKNKAALDAIERAAFFVALDEESHHYDPEDEASLSLYGKALLHGNCYNRWFDKSFTLIAFKNGHLGLNTEHAWADAPIIGHLWEFVLGTDAFYLGYTETGHCVGKPNPALAPPQRLQWDIPEQCQAVIESSYQVAKALADDVELYCFQFLPFGKGLIKKCRTSPDAFVQIALQLAHFRDRGKFCLTYEASMTRMFREGRTETVRSCTSESTAFVQAMVEGTHMKAHLQNLFRKASEKHQNMYRLAMTGAGIDRHLFCLYVVSKYLGVSSPFLAEVADDGYGVSYMIAGENTIFFHVSSKFSSSETNAQRFGNHIRQALLDIADLFQVPKADR, from the exons ATGGCGGAAGCGCACCAGGCCGTGGCCTTCCAGTTCACGGTGACCCCAGACGGGGTCGACTTCCGGCTCAGTCGGGAGGCCCTGAAACAGGTCTACCTGTCCGGGATCAACTCCTGGAAGAAACGCCTGATTCGCATCAAG AATGGCATCCTTAGGGGTGTGTACCCTGGCAGCCCTACCAGCTGGCTGGTTGTCGTCATGGCAACAATGGGTTCCTCCTACTGCAACGTGGACATCTCCATGGGGCTGGTCTGTTACATCCAGAGATGCCTCCCTGAGGG ATGTGGCCCCTACCACACCCCCCAGACCCAGGCGCTTCTCAGCATGGCCGTCTTCTCCACGGGGGTCTGGATGATGGGCATCTTCCTCTTCCGCCAAACCCTGAAACTGCTTCTTTCCTACCACGGTTGGATGTTTGAGATGCACGGCCGGACCAGCCACTTCACCAAAGTCTGGGCT ATCTGTGTCCGCCTTCTGTCCAGCCGGCAGCCCATGCTCTACAGCTTCCAGACATCTCTGCCCACACTTCCCGTGCCTAGTGTGCAGGCCACAATTCAGCGG TACCTGGAGTCTGTGCGGCCTTTGTTGGATAACGAGGAATATTACCGCATGGAGACACTGGCCAAGGAATTCCAGGACAAGACTGCCCCCCGGCTGCAGAAGTACCTGGTACTCAAGTCATGGTGGGCAACTAACTAT GTGAGTGACTGGTGGGAAGAGTACATCTACCTCCGAGGCAGGAATCCCCTCATGGTGAATAGCAACTATTATGTCATG GACTTTGTGCTTGTCAAGAACACAGACGTGCAGGCAGCCCGCCTGGGAAACATCGTCCATGCCATGATCTTGTATCGCCGTAAACTGGACCGTGAAGATATCAAGCCT GTGATGGCCCTGGGCATGGTGCCCATGTGCTCCTACCAGATGGAGAGGATGTTCAACACCACTCGGATCCCGGGCAAGAAAACAG ACGTGTTGCAGCACCTCTCAGACAGCAGACACGTGGCTGTCTACCACAAGGGCCGCTTCTTCAAGGTGTGGCTGTATGAGGGCTCCCGCCTGCTCAAGCCTCAGGACCTGGAGATGCAGTTCCAGAGGATCCTGGACGACCCCTCCCTGCCTCAGCCTGGAGAGGAGAGGCTGGCGGCCCTCACTGCGGGGGGAAG AGTGGAGTGGGCGCAGGCACGGCAGGCCTTCTTCAGCTCTGGCAAGAACAAGGCTGCTCTGGATGCCATCGAACGCGCCGCTTTCTTTGTGGCCCTGGATGAGGAGTCTCACCACTACGACCCTGAAGACGAGGCCAGCCTCAGTCTTTACGGCAAGGCCCTGCTGCACGGCAACTGCTACAACAG GTGGTTCGACAAGTCTTTCACTCTCATCGCCTTCAAGAATGGCCACTTGGGCCTCAACACAGAACACGCGTGGGCAGATGCCCCTATCATAGGGCACCTCTGGGAG tTTGTCCTGGGCACTGACGCCTTCTACCTGGGCTACACAGAGACTGGGCACTGCGTAGGCAAACCGAACCCTGCGCTGGCACCTCCTCAGCGGCTGCAGTGGGACATTCCTGAGCAG TGCCAGGCGGTCATCGAGAGTTCCTACCAGGTGGCCAAGGCACTGGCAGACGATGTGGAGTTGTACTGCTTCCAGTTCTTGCCCTTTGGCAAAGGCCTCATCAAGAAGTGCCGGACCAGCCCTGATGCCTTTGTGCAGATTGCCCTGCAGCTGGCTCATTTCCGG GACAGGGGAAAGTTCTGCCTGACCTATGAAGCCTCGATGACTAGAATGTTCCGGGAGGGACGGACCGAGACTGTACGTTCCTGTACTAGCGAGTCCACAGCCTTTGTTCAGGCCATGGTGGAAGGGACCCACATG AAAGcacacctccaaaatctcttccGGAAAGCTTCTGAGAAGCACCAGAATATGTACCGCCTGGCCATGACGGGGGCTGGGATCGACAGGCACCTCTTCTGCCTCTATGTGGTCTCCAAGTACCTGGGGGTCAGCTCCCCTTTCCTGGCTGAG GTAGCAGATGATGGCTATGGGGTTTCCTACATGATCGCCGGCGAGAACACCATCTTCTTCCACGTCTCCAGCAAGTTCTCGAGCTCAGAGACG AATGCCCAGCGCTTTGGGAACCACATCCGCCAAGCTCTGCTGGATATCGCTGATCTTTTCCAAGTTCCCAAGGCTGACCGCTGA
- the CPT1B gene encoding carnitine O-palmitoyltransferase 1, muscle isoform isoform X3 — MAEAHQAVAFQFTVTPDGVDFRLSREALKQVYLSGINSWKKRLIRIKNGILRGVYPGSPTSWLVVVMATMGSSYCNVDISMGLVCYIQRCLPEGCGPYHTPQTQALLSMAVFSTGVWMMGIFLFRQTLKLLLSYHGWMFEMHGRTSHFTKVWAICVRLLSSRQPMLYSFQTSLPTLPVPSVQATIQRYLESVRPLLDNEEYYRMETLAKEFQDKTAPRLQKYLVLKSWWATNYVSDWWEEYIYLRGRNPLMVNSNYYVMDFVLVKNTDVQAARLGNIVHAMILYRRKLDREDIKPVMALGMVPMCSYQMERMFNTTRIPGKKTDVLQHLSDSRHVAVYHKGRFFKVWLYEGSRLLKPQDLEMQFQRILDDPSLPQPGEERLAALTAGGRVEWAQARQAFFSSGKNKAALDAIERAAFFVALDEESHHYDPEDEASLSLYGKALLHGNCYNRWFDKSFTLIAFKNGHLGLNTEHAWADAPIIGHLWEFVLGTDAFYLGYTETGHCVGKPNPALAPPQRLQWDIPEQCQAVIESSYQVAKALADDVELYCFQFLPFGKGLIKKCRTSPDAFVQIALQLAHFRDRGKFCLTYEASMTRMFREGRTETVRSCTSESTAFVQAMVEGTHMVCPLFPCPLLMGLDLFTVWAAPLKFPTPHPTQACGPGTECSQNPGASPPARLLSSRSACLTQTSTPVTWALAVALAL, encoded by the exons ATGGCGGAAGCGCACCAGGCCGTGGCCTTCCAGTTCACGGTGACCCCAGACGGGGTCGACTTCCGGCTCAGTCGGGAGGCCCTGAAACAGGTCTACCTGTCCGGGATCAACTCCTGGAAGAAACGCCTGATTCGCATCAAG AATGGCATCCTTAGGGGTGTGTACCCTGGCAGCCCTACCAGCTGGCTGGTTGTCGTCATGGCAACAATGGGTTCCTCCTACTGCAACGTGGACATCTCCATGGGGCTGGTCTGTTACATCCAGAGATGCCTCCCTGAGGG ATGTGGCCCCTACCACACCCCCCAGACCCAGGCGCTTCTCAGCATGGCCGTCTTCTCCACGGGGGTCTGGATGATGGGCATCTTCCTCTTCCGCCAAACCCTGAAACTGCTTCTTTCCTACCACGGTTGGATGTTTGAGATGCACGGCCGGACCAGCCACTTCACCAAAGTCTGGGCT ATCTGTGTCCGCCTTCTGTCCAGCCGGCAGCCCATGCTCTACAGCTTCCAGACATCTCTGCCCACACTTCCCGTGCCTAGTGTGCAGGCCACAATTCAGCGG TACCTGGAGTCTGTGCGGCCTTTGTTGGATAACGAGGAATATTACCGCATGGAGACACTGGCCAAGGAATTCCAGGACAAGACTGCCCCCCGGCTGCAGAAGTACCTGGTACTCAAGTCATGGTGGGCAACTAACTAT GTGAGTGACTGGTGGGAAGAGTACATCTACCTCCGAGGCAGGAATCCCCTCATGGTGAATAGCAACTATTATGTCATG GACTTTGTGCTTGTCAAGAACACAGACGTGCAGGCAGCCCGCCTGGGAAACATCGTCCATGCCATGATCTTGTATCGCCGTAAACTGGACCGTGAAGATATCAAGCCT GTGATGGCCCTGGGCATGGTGCCCATGTGCTCCTACCAGATGGAGAGGATGTTCAACACCACTCGGATCCCGGGCAAGAAAACAG ACGTGTTGCAGCACCTCTCAGACAGCAGACACGTGGCTGTCTACCACAAGGGCCGCTTCTTCAAGGTGTGGCTGTATGAGGGCTCCCGCCTGCTCAAGCCTCAGGACCTGGAGATGCAGTTCCAGAGGATCCTGGACGACCCCTCCCTGCCTCAGCCTGGAGAGGAGAGGCTGGCGGCCCTCACTGCGGGGGGAAG AGTGGAGTGGGCGCAGGCACGGCAGGCCTTCTTCAGCTCTGGCAAGAACAAGGCTGCTCTGGATGCCATCGAACGCGCCGCTTTCTTTGTGGCCCTGGATGAGGAGTCTCACCACTACGACCCTGAAGACGAGGCCAGCCTCAGTCTTTACGGCAAGGCCCTGCTGCACGGCAACTGCTACAACAG GTGGTTCGACAAGTCTTTCACTCTCATCGCCTTCAAGAATGGCCACTTGGGCCTCAACACAGAACACGCGTGGGCAGATGCCCCTATCATAGGGCACCTCTGGGAG tTTGTCCTGGGCACTGACGCCTTCTACCTGGGCTACACAGAGACTGGGCACTGCGTAGGCAAACCGAACCCTGCGCTGGCACCTCCTCAGCGGCTGCAGTGGGACATTCCTGAGCAG TGCCAGGCGGTCATCGAGAGTTCCTACCAGGTGGCCAAGGCACTGGCAGACGATGTGGAGTTGTACTGCTTCCAGTTCTTGCCCTTTGGCAAAGGCCTCATCAAGAAGTGCCGGACCAGCCCTGATGCCTTTGTGCAGATTGCCCTGCAGCTGGCTCATTTCCGG GACAGGGGAAAGTTCTGCCTGACCTATGAAGCCTCGATGACTAGAATGTTCCGGGAGGGACGGACCGAGACTGTACGTTCCTGTACTAGCGAGTCCACAGCCTTTGTTCAGGCCATGGTGGAAGGGACCCACATG GTGTGTCCTCTGTTCCCATGCCCTCTCCTGATGGGTCTCGACCTGTTTACTGTCTGGGCGGCTCCCCTGAAGTTTCCCACTCCACACCCCACCCAGGCCTGTGGTCCTGGCACTGA GTGCTCTCAGAACCCTGGCGCCTCTCCACCAGCCAGATTGCTCAGTTCCAGATCCGCATGTTTGACCCAGACCAGTACCCCAGTCACCTGGGCGCTGGCGGTGGCTTTGGCCCT GTAG